The Fimbriimonadaceae bacterium nucleotide sequence AAGCCAACCAAAGACCCCACCGGTAACAGCTGCGTAAATAATCCCATCCACAAGGTAAGGCATAAACATCTTATTGCCGCCGTACCAGATGATCATCGGCATCCAACCGAGTCCGTGAGCAAGAAACGCAGCGACGCCGCAGAATCGAAAGACATCCATAAAGGTATGTGCTGTTCCCGCAGGCAACCCGTTCCAACCCAAGAATGCGATCAATATCCCGACAACAACATAAAAGAGAAAAGTAAGGCCAAGATTCCTGCCCATATTGACCGGCCCCGGGAAGACAGTTAGGATTCCAATCGGGCCCTTATTCATCTTCTCAACAACTTCCGGGTCCTTCATCGTTGCGTGGTCGCAGTAAGGAAACATGTATGTGGTTGCAGGAATGCCTTCAACTGCACCCATGATCTTGTCCTCATCGGGTAGACGTTCAAAGTCTTTCTTATGCAGGGGAATCACCATATGAGTGATCGCGCTCGTGATGAAAACAATTACAGACGACACCAGAATCGGCATCCAAAGTTCGGAAAGAAACTGCATCGTTCTCCTCCTGATAGGGATAGTCGTCCCTATCCAATATAGGGACGACAGGCAGCATCGTGAAGGAGCAGCGAAGCAGATTTGTACCAGTTCAAATACAAAAACGGCTTCTCAGCATCTCTGCTCAGAAGCCGTCCTTATCTGAAGAATCAGATCAGCCTTCGCTCGCGTCCTTGAACAGCCAGATATGAGCGCCTTGCGGGTCCATGATCATCGCCATGCGCCCAACGGTTGGCACGTCAATCGGGGGGACAACGACTTTTGCTCCATGCTGTTCACACGTCGCCAAGCTTGCGTCGAGATCATCGACAGCTGTGTACGTTGCCCAGTGCGGCGGAACGTTCTCCATCCCCGGGGTTTGCAGCGTGTCCATCACGCCACAAACCGGCACATCATTTTTGGTTAGCATATGATAAGTGCCCATCGGGCCCATATCCATTGATTTCGTCCCAAAGCCCAGAGCCTTGGTATAGAAGTCGATAGTCGCGCTGCCGTTCGGACTGTACACTTCATGCCAAACGAACGTTCTGCCTTGAGCCAACGCGTATTGATCTTGGGTTTCGGTTGCCATGTCTCATTCTACGATGGATCGGAGATTGGCGTCGGCATTTTTTGTAACCTGGGCGGAGCTAAAGCGAAAAATAGAACTTTGCGCCCTTACCAACCGACCCCTCAGCCCCAACCCGGCCTCCGTGCCTTACTAAGATTCGTCGCACGGTGGCTAGTCCAACACCGGTCCCCTCAAATTCGTCAGCGCTGTGGAGCCGCTGGAAAGCCCCGAAGAGTTTGTCTACGTATTGCATGTCGAATCCGACGCCGTTGTCCTGAATGTAGTAGGTGAGATTCCCATCAAGCATCTCTGTGCCGAAATCAATCCTGGCTTCGGGTTCATCACGCGTGTACTTCCAAGCGTTGCCTAAAAGATTCTCAACAACGATGCGAGTCATCTGAGGGTCCGCTTCAATGCAGACGTCCTTCTGGATGTTGAAGACAGCCTTTCGATGAGGCTCTGAGTCTTTGAGATCGGAAGCAATCTCTTGCACCAACTCAGTCAGGTTGACGCGCTTTGGTTCAATTTGCGATCTTGAAAGTCGAGATAAGTCAAGCAGCGCTTCAATGAGTTTGCCCATTCTTTGGGCGGCCGCCCTAATCCGGCGCAGATGTTCCAACCCTTGGTCATCGAGCTTGGAGGCATAGTCGTATTCCAAGGCGCTGGCGAAACCATCAATCGCTCTGAGGGGAGTTCGTAAGTCATGAGAAACAGAGTAGTTGAACGACTCCAGTTCATGATTCGCTTCATTTAGCTTGCGCGTGCGATCTACAACCCGATCTTCAAGCTCCTGTGTAAGCCTCATTATCTCCGCCTCAGCGAGTTTTCGAGCTGTGATGTCGCGTGTGACGCCCAGCAGGGCTGTGACATTTCCGTCAGCATCTCGAAGCGGCGTCGCATGAGTTTCAAGCCACCGCTGTGTGCCTTGTCGCCCCACCACTTGAAATTCAAGCGTTCCGCTTTCACCAGCCAGAACTCGTTTGTGAAGATCGCCGAACGAAGCATGATATTCGGGCAGGATGTACTCGGTTAAAGGACATGACCTAGCCTCGACCAGCGATTCAACCTCAAGCATTGCTAAGCCTGCCGGGTTCATTTCTATGAGAACGCCATCTGGACCGACGACTTTCACACACTCTGGCTCAGTCTGAACAATTGCACGGAGCCGCTCTTCACGCGCCCGAACCTCTTCTTCTGCACGCTTACGTGCCGTAATATCGACTGCAGAGATGAGAACTTGCTCTACGTTGCCGTCCTCGTCGAGCAAAGGGCTGTAAATGCTGTCAAGCTCAAGCAAATCTCCACCCGGAAGAATGCCCTGAATATCTCCACGTACAACTTCACCACGCACTGCCCGCTCAATCATGTCCTTGACTACGAGCCTCACGGAGTCGGAAAACCATGGACTATCGGCAAAAACTTTTCCTATCACATCCTCGCGTGACAATCCCAGGGCTTCTAAGGGGCGTCTATTACAATCCAGCAACACACCATCCTTCGACACGACACCCACATAGGTGAACATCCCGTCAAGTATTTGGCGCAGCCTGCGCTCCTTCTCCTGAAGTTCTTTTAAGGAACGCTCACGCTCGCGTCGTCGTAGGGATTGGATTCGCTGAGCAACGATACAGGCGATAAGAACTGCACCCACAAGAACTATCAGCAAAAGCTGAAGTTGTCGCTCGCGCCTCGCTATGTCAAGCTTTTGAGGATCGTACGCGAGCGCTCTAAGGTCAGCACTAGCGGGTGTAACACCTGCAAACTGAAAGTGTTTGTCTATCCGCAACTGACCTCTAACCATCTCCTGGGCTGAAGCATAAAGTGGAGATAGCAGGAACAATCCTATAGCAATGGCGATCTTCGCGGCATCAGAGATTCGAAGCCCTTTGAAAGATCCCCATCTGCTCTCCCATAGTGAACCGCACCGCTTTAACAATCGCCCTCCATTCGTTTGTATACGTTACTTCGATGGAGGTGTCCCATTTCCTTCCAAACGCACACAAAATGCGCAAAATGGGTCACATATGAAAAAGAGTTCAACGGGGGTCAGAATAACGTGAAAACCCGCTATTTCGCCTCGTAATCCCAGCTCACCATACTTTGCTTTTTAGGTTGAAAAACCCAGAGTTCAATGCTTTCGACAGACGACTCTTTCTCTTGTAATACAGGAGTTGACACTAGATACCAGGTTGCAAAGTATTCACCAAGGGGCAGACCGCCAACGAGTTTTGGCTCGTAGAACTCAGGAAGCAGAATGTCCGCCAAAGCAGTCGGCTCCACCCATGAAAAACCACCGATGTCTTTCCAGTGCCGCGTTTGAACTCGTGGTCCATTCTTAATATGAGTAGTGACGTAACGAACCTTCTCATAATTTTCAGGCATTCGACCATGTGTTGGGACGTAACCGAATATCGGATCAAGCGTCTGTGACATGGGGAGCTTGCGGCCGTTGAGGGTGATCTGGAAACGAACGTTGTCCAGGGTCGAGGCGTTGGCTGAATCGGAGGGGCTACCATCGAGGAGGTCGAGCTTCGGAAACGCGCTGAGCCTGACAACGAACCAATGGTTCCCCTCTAACTCAGCCTTAATCTTATCCCATCTTGCCGCGACCTTCGATGGAGTCCACTTCTCTTCTGCAGCCAGGTAGCCCAGCCAACGGCTCATGAGCGCGGGTGATAACCGAAGAACTTCGTCAACATCGCGCCGAATCTTCCCATCGAACCACTGCCCAAAGGCCTTGCGATCATCCATCAATACGCGATCAAGCCCTTTACCCGCCTTGAACACCGATACGCCGCGTACGAGTTCGTGCGGAATCGGAGCTTCTGGAAAAGCCGTCAGGAGTGTTACAGCAAGGATTGGGACAAACATGGCTCCCTAGAATTGTCGGCACGTTGAGGGATAGAATCATACGGTGCGTTACGATCTTCTCATTCGCGGCGGGACCGTTTATTCTTCTGAGTTGTCTCAAAAGGCAGACATCGGAGTCATTGACGGAAAAATTGTAGAACTTGGCGACCTGAAACAGTCGGATGCCGAGACAGTTCTTGATGCGACGGGTCTTGCCGTTCTGCCTGGAATAATCGACACACAGGTTCACTTTCGCGAGCCCGGTATGGAGCATAAAGAGGATCTGCACACAGGTTCACGCGCCGCCATTGCAGGTGGAGTTACGACTGTCTTTGAGATGCCCAACACCAGTCCGACTACTACGACCAGGTCAGCATTAGAGGACAAACTCAGCCGAGCATCAGGACGGATGTTCTGCAATTTTGGCTTTTTTGTTGGGGCGTCGTCGGAAAATGCTGATGAGCTCACAGAACTAGAAAGGCTCCCCGGCACTCCCGGGGTCAAAATCTTTATGGGAAGTTCGACCGGCACCCTGCTCGTCGGCGATGACGACACTTTGCGGCGTGTCTTGAAAAGCGGCAAGGGTCGTTGCCCTATCCACGCTGAGGACAGTTATCGGCTCGAAGAGCGTAAGTCTTTGATGAGCGATAATCCCCATCCCCGCGAGCATCCGTTCCTGCGCGACCCGGAGTGTGCGCGCCTTGCAACCGAACGGATTTTGCGGCTATCGGAGGAGACGGGCCGCCCCGTCCACGTCCTGCACCTTTCCACGGCTGACGAAATTCCACTTATCCAGGAAGCCAAGAAAAGAGGGCTGAACAACACGGTAGAAGCTACTCCGCAGCATCTGTATTTTGCTGCTCCTGAGATCTACGACCGGCTCGGTACGTTTGCCCAGATGAATCCCCCGCTTCGCGAATCACATCACAGAGATGCCCTCAGGCAGGCTATGAAGGACGGATTCTTTGACGTAATCGGCAGCGATCACGCCCCTCACACAATCCAGGAAAAGCAGCAGTCCTATCCCAAGAGTCCGAGCGGGATGCCTGGCGTTCAAACGATTCTCCCTGTGATGATGACGCTCGCCAAACAAACGCAAATTCTCGACATCCACCAATTCATCAAGCTATCTTGCGAGAACCCCACAAAGCTCTACGGGATCAAGAGCAAGGGCTTCTTGAAGCCTGGATACGATGCGGACATTGTCATCGCCGATCTGAACAAAACCTGGTCGCCAAGCAAGAATTGGCTGCAAAGTAAATGCGGCTGGAGCCCTTATGAAGGGGAGCTGCTCACGGGTTGGCCGATCCATGTGGTTGTGAATGGCAACTTGTCGGTCGTTGAGATGGAGATTCAAGGATCACCCCTTGGGAAGATGGTTGAGTTTGACTGGAAGTAGGAGAATTGACATCACCGCATCTGATAACCATCCAGCCTCAAGCAATACCTGCCAGACTTCACGATTCAGCAACAAGTAACATACGCCTACTGCCATGGAAACCCCTTACCTGCCCGAAAAGGATATCGACCTCAAGGAGTCTATCGTTCAAGGATTTCAATATGACCTCTGGGCGAATCGACTTTGGCTTCAAGCGCTCGGGAATTTCAAGAACCTCGACCGACCGCAAGCGGTGATCGAGCACATCCTGGGCGCCCAGCGAGTTTGGTTGAGCAGGATTGGCTACCACACCGAGCAGACGGGTGAAGACCTTACACTCGAAAAGCTATTTGAGCTAGTCAACGATGTCTGGACAACGGTCCTCAAAGAGCACGAGCTGAGCACCCACATCACTTATCAAAACATGGAAGGGGTCACGTTTACGAACTCTATCGCCCAAATCATGCGGCATGTCATCAATCACGGCACCTACCACCGCGGCCACCTTCGTGGACTAGCGATGGCTGAGGGCATAGAAGACTTCCCTGAAACAGATTTGATTCGTTGGTTCCGTGAGTTTGACTAGTGAGACATCCGGCGACAAATTAGGTTTGTAACGAGTATTCGTCGAAAAGCGAAAGTGGATGCCCAAGCGCTTCACGCCCATGA carries:
- a CDS encoding PAS domain-containing protein produces the protein MLIVLVGAVLIACIVAQRIQSLRRRERERSLKELQEKERRLRQILDGMFTYVGVVSKDGVLLDCNRRPLEALGLSREDVIGKVFADSPWFSDSVRLVVKDMIERAVRGEVVRGDIQGILPGGDLLELDSIYSPLLDEDGNVEQVLISAVDITARKRAEEEVRAREERLRAIVQTEPECVKVVGPDGVLIEMNPAGLAMLEVESLVEARSCPLTEYILPEYHASFGDLHKRVLAGESGTLEFQVVGRQGTQRWLETHATPLRDADGNVTALLGVTRDITARKLAEAEIMRLTQELEDRVVDRTRKLNEANHELESFNYSVSHDLRTPLRAIDGFASALEYDYASKLDDQGLEHLRRIRAAAQRMGKLIEALLDLSRLSRSQIEPKRVNLTELVQEIASDLKDSEPHRKAVFNIQKDVCIEADPQMTRIVVENLLGNAWKYTRDEPEARIDFGTEMLDGNLTYYIQDNGVGFDMQYVDKLFGAFQRLHSADEFEGTGVGLATVRRILVRHGGRVGAEGSVGKGAKFYFSL
- a CDS encoding VOC family protein, yielding MATETQDQYALAQGRTFVWHEVYSPNGSATIDFYTKALGFGTKSMDMGPMGTYHMLTKNDVPVCGVMDTLQTPGMENVPPHWATYTAVDDLDASLATCEQHGAKVVVPPIDVPTVGRMAMIMDPQGAHIWLFKDASEG
- a CDS encoding dihydroorotase, which codes for MRYDLLIRGGTVYSSELSQKADIGVIDGKIVELGDLKQSDAETVLDATGLAVLPGIIDTQVHFREPGMEHKEDLHTGSRAAIAGGVTTVFEMPNTSPTTTTRSALEDKLSRASGRMFCNFGFFVGASSENADELTELERLPGTPGVKIFMGSSTGTLLVGDDDTLRRVLKSGKGRCPIHAEDSYRLEERKSLMSDNPHPREHPFLRDPECARLATERILRLSEETGRPVHVLHLSTADEIPLIQEAKKRGLNNTVEATPQHLYFAAPEIYDRLGTFAQMNPPLRESHHRDALRQAMKDGFFDVIGSDHAPHTIQEKQQSYPKSPSGMPGVQTILPVMMTLAKQTQILDIHQFIKLSCENPTKLYGIKSKGFLKPGYDADIVIADLNKTWSPSKNWLQSKCGWSPYEGELLTGWPIHVVVNGNLSVVEMEIQGSPLGKMVEFDWK